A genomic segment from Triticum dicoccoides isolate Atlit2015 ecotype Zavitan chromosome 1A, WEW_v2.0, whole genome shotgun sequence encodes:
- the LOC119278755 gene encoding peptide methionine sulfoxide reductase B5-like isoform X1, with amino-acid sequence MGGVQHLLKLRMASPHAHPATQPLSALPSLLLARSSSAAASSARPAASLSLPLSCSRARAYCPAGRRLPGAVVAMSSSAPAPGPVQKSEEEWEAVLTPEQFRILRRKGTEYPGTGEYDKFFSEGIYGCAGCGTPLYKSSTKFNSGCGWPAFYEGFPGAIKRTVRFSHTFPVADPDGRRVEITCAACDGHLGHVFKGEGFNTPTDERHCVNSISLKFVPASEEAS; translated from the exons atggGCGGAGTCCAGCATCTGCTCAAGCTGAGGATGGCGTCCCCCCACGCCCACCCGGCCACGCAGCCCCTCTCCGCGCTCCCGTCCCTCCTCCTcgcccgctcctcctccgccgccgcgtcgtccgcccgccccgccgcctccctctccctccccctctcgtGCTCGCGGGCGCGGGCCTACTGCCCAGCCGGACGGCGGTTGCCGGGCGCCGTGGTGGCGATGTCGTCGTCGGCGCCCGCGCCGGGGCCCGTGCAGAAGTCGGAGGAGGAGTGGGAGGCCGTCCTCACGCCGGAGCAGTTCCGCATCCTCCGCCGCAAGGGCACCGA GTATCCTGGAACAGGTGAATATGACAAGTTCTTCAGTGAGGGTATTTACGGATGTGCTGGCTGCGGAACCCCCTTGTACAAATCATCTACGAAGTTCAACTCAGGGTGTGGTTGGCCAGCATTCTATGAAGGATTTCCTGGAGCCATAAAACGGACAGTACGATTCTCTCATACATTCCCAGTG GCGGATCCTGATGGGAGGCGAGTTGAGATCACATGTGCTGCTTGTGATGGGCATCTGGGGCATGTGTTCAAAGGGGAGGGGTTCAACACGCCGACTGATGAGCGACACTGCGTCAACAGTATCTCACTCAAGTTCGTTCCGGCCTCTGAAGAGGCTAGTTGA
- the LOC119278755 gene encoding peptide methionine sulfoxide reductase B5-like isoform X2, whose protein sequence is MGGVQHLLKLRMASPHAHPATQPLSALPSLLLARSSSAAASSARPAASLSLPLSCSRARAYCPAGRRLPGAVVAMSSSAPAPGPVQKSEEEWEAVLTPEQFRILRRKGTEYPGTGEYDKFFSEGIYGCAGCGTPLYKSSTKFNSGCGWPAFYEGFPGAIKRTADPDGRRVEITCAACDGHLGHVFKGEGFNTPTDERHCVNSISLKFVPASEEAS, encoded by the exons atggGCGGAGTCCAGCATCTGCTCAAGCTGAGGATGGCGTCCCCCCACGCCCACCCGGCCACGCAGCCCCTCTCCGCGCTCCCGTCCCTCCTCCTcgcccgctcctcctccgccgccgcgtcgtccgcccgccccgccgcctccctctccctccccctctcgtGCTCGCGGGCGCGGGCCTACTGCCCAGCCGGACGGCGGTTGCCGGGCGCCGTGGTGGCGATGTCGTCGTCGGCGCCCGCGCCGGGGCCCGTGCAGAAGTCGGAGGAGGAGTGGGAGGCCGTCCTCACGCCGGAGCAGTTCCGCATCCTCCGCCGCAAGGGCACCGA GTATCCTGGAACAGGTGAATATGACAAGTTCTTCAGTGAGGGTATTTACGGATGTGCTGGCTGCGGAACCCCCTTGTACAAATCATCTACGAAGTTCAACTCAGGGTGTGGTTGGCCAGCATTCTATGAAGGATTTCCTGGAGCCATAAAACGGACA GCGGATCCTGATGGGAGGCGAGTTGAGATCACATGTGCTGCTTGTGATGGGCATCTGGGGCATGTGTTCAAAGGGGAGGGGTTCAACACGCCGACTGATGAGCGACACTGCGTCAACAGTATCTCACTCAAGTTCGTTCCGGCCTCTGAAGAGGCTAGTTGA
- the LOC119278767 gene encoding uncharacterized protein LOC119278767, which translates to MGSSSSNAREAAAAAPPPPPPPPAAPPAPLHVMDADEDDESVKQLNECAALYLSLQDCLSESDRNWKACQAHVQALKACEASRNKNQKT; encoded by the exons ATGGGTTCTTCCTCGAGCAACGCCagggaagcggcggcggcggcgccaccgccaccaccacctcctcctgctGCGCCGCCGGCCCCCCTCCACGTGATGGACGCGGACGAGGACGACGAGAGCGTGAAGCAGCTCAACGAGTGCGCCGCCCTCTACCTCTCCCTCCAG GACTGCCTCTCCGAGTCCGACCGCAACTGGAAGGCCTGCCAAGCAC ATGTACAAGCCTTGAAAGCATGTGAGGCGAGCAGAAACAAAAATCAGAAAACATGA
- the LOC119301376 gene encoding transcription factor MYB36-like produces MGRAPCCDKATVKRGPWSPEEDAMLKAYIEERGTGNNWIALPHKIGLKRCGKSCRLRWLNYLRPNIKHGDFTPEEDSTICKLYISIGSRWSIIAAQLPGRTDNDVKNYWNTKLKKWLLGGRRKDRGASTQQHRQGELDGANNDGEQQPLSASAMERIQLCMQLQEMQNPLSSIGNHNNPLHLWQPGSHHQIAATYSNNSNNNSNSSRSSSLDVTVAAEQGQSSSLNDQHLGGQQQLEMAAAADGLASPSSAGNSNMVTIEAELQELLYSTTTTTTTTDSVVTQQGGVDWWSYDQGKSPVHCWDFAPETSSVLQDYAAVVYDM; encoded by the exons ATGGGGAGGGCGCCGTGCTGCGACAAGGCGACGGTGAAGAGGGGGccatggtcgccggaggaggacgcGATGCTCAAGGCCTACATTGAGGAGCGTGGCACCGGCAACAACTGGATTGCACTGCCACACAAGATTG GGCTgaagaggtgcggcaagagctgcaGGCTGAGGTGGCTCAACTACCTGAGGCCCAACATAAAGCACGGGGACTTCACCCCAGAGGAGGACAGCACCATCTGCAAGCTCTACATTAGCATCGGAAGCAG GTGGTCAATCATCGCCGCACAGCTGCCGGGAAGGACCGACAACGACGTCAAGAACTACTGGAACACCAAGCTCAAGAAGTGGCTCCTCGGCGGCCGCCGCAAGGACCGCGGCGCCAGCACACAGCAACACCGCCAGGGCGAGCTGGACGGCGCCAACAATGACGGCGAGCAGCAGCCGCTGAGCGCGTCGGCGATGGAGAGGATCCAGCTCTGCATGCAGCTGCAGGAAATGCAGAACCCCCTCAGCAGCATCGGCAACCACAACAACCCCTTGCACCTGTGGCAGCCTGGCAGCCATCATCAGATAGCCGCCACTTACAGTAACAACagtaacaacaacagcaacagcagccgCAGCAGCAGCTTGGATGTAACAGTAGCTGCTGAGCAGGGGCAGTCCAGCTCTCTGAACGATCAGCACCTCGGCGGACAGCAGCAGCTGGAGATGGCAGCCGCCGCAGACGGCCTGGCCTCGCCGTCGAGCGCGGGCAACTCCAACATGGTCACTATCGAAGCCGAGCTTCAGGAGCTTCTCTACAGCactacgacgacgacgacgacgaccgacAGCGTCGTCACGCAGCAAGGGGGTGTGGACTGGTGGAGCTATGATCAGGGCAAGTCCCCTGTGCACTGCTGGGACTTCGCCCCTGAAACCAGCTCGGTTCTCCAGGACTACGCAGCTGTGGTGTATGACATGTGA
- the LOC119278778 gene encoding protein RESISTANCE TO PHYTOPHTHORA 1, chloroplastic-like, translating into MNPLLNNPLSGGCAFPSVAAALRLPAASLCTSAGRSRSRRPQPSLARAGSDGSDGAVAGAVTEGEAGAGGQRGASAEPAAEKQQPVVNPKIEKELKKAVQKTAATFAPRASTKSKNPAVPGSTLYTIFEVQAYASMLAGGALSFNLVFPSSEPDIWRLMGMWSIWMFTIPSLRARDCSNKEKEALNYLFILVPLINVIIPFFVKSFAVVWSADTVAFFVMYAWKLGWLQKSE; encoded by the exons ATGAATCCCCTGCTAAACAACCCGCTCAGCGGCGGCTGCGCGTTCCCGTCGGTGGCAGCCGCGCTGCGGTTGCCGGCGGCCTCCCTCTGTACAAGCGCGGGCCGGAGCAGGAGCAGGAGGCCGCAGCCCAGTTTAGCGCGCGCAGGCTCGGATGGCtctgacggcgccgtcgccggcgcaGTAACGGAAGGGGAGGCAGGCGCCGGCGGCCAGCGCGGCGCCTCGGCCGAGCCGGCGGCGGAGAAGCAGCAGCCCGTCGTCAATCCTAAGATCGAGAAAGAGCTCAAGAAG GCAGTTCAGAAGACCGCGGCGACGTTTGCGCCGAGGGCGTCCACCAAAAGCAAGAACCCGGCCGTACCCGGATCCACCCTGTACACCATCTTTGAGGTCCAGGCGTACGCCTCCATGCTTGCCGGCGGCGCCCTTTCCTTCAACCTCGTCTTCCCCTCCAGCGAGCCCGACATTTGGAGGCTCATGGGGATGTGGTCCATCTGGATGTTCA CTATACCTTCTCTGCGAGCCCGTGACTGCTCAAACAAGGAGAAAGAGGCTCTCAACTATTTGTTTATCCTGGTCCCTTTGATCAACGTTATCATCCCGTTCTTCGTGAAATCGTTTGCAGTTGTCTGGTCAGCAGATACGGTCGCCTTTTTCGTGATGTATGCATGGAAG CTTGGATGGCTGCAAAAGTCCGAGTGA